The stretch of DNA GCTATTTTGATATTAGGAATGTGGTGTAAAGAGCATTTGAAACTTAGTATACTTCTTCTTATTCTAGTACTCAGGAATGAGATTGTTTGTATCGGATTTTGCTAAGTAAAGTATACTGAAATTGATGAGTTACTGAAGTTCACATGGAATTGGCATTTAGCCTTTGATGATTTTTCTCAACCAACCAGAAACAGAATTTAACACATTTAGTAGTAAAAGGATTCAAATTGAATGAAGTGAAAAGACTGCAAAGAAGGACAAACACAGAAACTCTATTGAAGTTGATTTGATCTCACAACACTTAATGGCCTTTGTAGGCTCTTCTCATAGatatttcacaaaatttattattgtcaTAAAATAAATAGCATCCCTCTATCCAATAATGGATTTGGACTAAGTTGGTTGAGATAGGTAAAACTTcaattggagagagagagatgtgggTGGGTCTTTCTGATCACACGCAGAGGTCAAACTCCATTACTCCTTTATCTCTGTTATATTGTCATAGCATCTTTGACAAAAACCGTGAACTTGTAAATACGTATCACATTAACCAAACAAGACGACGTTattgtgttgtttgtgattCCTGTGACAAAACCTCGTTTCTGGTTCTGAGTTTCACACACCTCACTGGCCTCTCACGTTCGATCCGTACGATGATGATAGAGAACatatttcactttctttttttatgttggTAATGCAAAACCACGTGATAgatgtaaataaaaattcaatagtCCTAAATTTAAGGGAAATAAAGCAACAAACATAACATGCCAAATAGTTCAGTCGGTAATTGAAAGTGATGGATTGTTTCATTTTCATGCACGACTAGATGAACATGAACCCACAAATATCtataattatatgtaatatgttgCTAATAAGCTTGTAAATCCCAAAAGAAGAATGATATGTTAAAATATGAGTTAGGTAACATCTGTCTTtgtaaaacccaaaacaaaacaaaaacccttcGATGATTATATTGAAGTTAAATAATTATGAGCAGGTTGTTTCAATAAATGATTAGGAAAAAAACTTCCATTATTTGCGCGATAATAAAGGAGAAGATTAAGTTGATTACACATGCtgattttgtcttttgtttggtAGATAAATTAACGTCCGATAAGGATATAATTAAAATCGAAGTAGGTCGTCTAACTGCAAAAAGGATTCAATTCACATTCCCTCAAAATTATGACACATGTTTAATTTTAGTGACAATAGTCAAAAGAGTGTCTACAACGTATAGTTTGTATACTAACCAAATTTGTGGTGTGTTTTGTTCTTGCGgggttcttcttttcttttgtggcAACATGTAGACAAGCCTATTCTATATTTGGAAATTGTAGACTTTTGGCATATAGTTTTTACTTACACAAATTTGAAACCAGCTAATTGACAATAAGCAAAGGTGGCCGATGGCCATACACGTATTCATTTTTCTGTGAAACTTTTTCGTTAACGCGTTTACTATGTCTTTGTGTCATTCAAATGCCAAAATGTAAGCGTCGGGATATAAAACTATTTTGCTTACCCGGAAGTTGCCAAAGAGAGAGTGACTCACAGATGACTAATTCAAGAACacactcaaacaaaataatctcaCAAGACAAGGTAATGAAAAAGTTTTATTAGATTGTTAATGTCGGCTCACGAAAACtcccaacaaaataaaaacaaacacagaaacaacttcataaataaaaaaatgttcgCAATGCCAAAATGTGTTACCCTCATTACGCATATTTGTCCCATTGATATAGCCAGCTcgtgactcttcttctttttttgctctctatatctctatttttttttttttttttNTAtctctatttctttcttttctcatacatgattataaaaaaaaaaaattgggtggCACATAAAGTCCACCTCATCTCTACATCTTGTGGACATAACTAAGCACATGTAATTTGAAAACACCATATCACTGTCCCCATCTtcttatatgttattttcacCCTTATATTTTTGCAcaaaaaacatatgatatatCCATTTCTTCAATTCAATaatagatataaaaaattataaatatctcAATCAACCAATCCAGTTAACCAAAcattcattaaaattaaaaccataaacaagaCATTCACtaaaaatctttatataaaattattcgTACCGCCCACAAATCAGTAACAAAGTCCTTTACATTGTTACTGAAAAAACTTCAAGAtattataatcataataattataataaggTAGAAAATTAACATTTTCCTCTATGTAAAAACTTCATAATCATCATATAGATAATAAATCCACGACGGGAAATGATCGAATCGAACACAAACAGAACCGGTCGGGTTTAATCAGCGATAGCCCAGTTCATGTCGTTCTCAAAAATCCAGTGACAGACTTCGATCCGACCCGGTTTAGACCCGAGAGCTAAGAAAGCTCCATGAGTCGCACCCCATGATGACGTGTCCATGTGACAGATGGCGATCCCGTGGTTAATCTTCTTCTTGCTATCAATCTCCAAGATATCAGCTTCGTACACCCGAACCTTAGGCACGGAGTGGCAGTAATACAACAGGTACGGGTACAAGCTCTGGTGACACGACACCGCTTTCGTCACCTTCCCGCCGTTTATCCCTTTGACTTTTCCGATCACCACCTTCTGCTTCGACCCGGCCACGTTTTCCGTCGTCCTCAGCACAACGCTCCGTCCCAGCACCGAAGTCGCGAAATCGATCATGTCCTCCGCGGATCCGACGCACCGCTTCGTCTCCCCGACGCTCGGCGGTCTCTCGCACTCCGTCACCGCGTCTGTGATTAACCCTCCCATCGTCGAGTTCTCCCCGGCGGCGTGGAAGATCCTCTTGATCTCGCCGAGCTTCGAAACGGAGAAGGGTAGTTTCGTAATTATACTCCGGGGTAAAAAAGACCTTTTAGGCATTTTATCTTTGATGTCAGGCATGGGAATCACTGTGCCTTCTTTGAGCGACGATTCCCTAAAGAATTTGCCCGGTTCGATCCACTTATTCACGGTTTTGCCATCGCCGACGGTGTTCGCTGAAGAAACGTTGTATTTAGAGAAAGCGACGCCGTTTTTGGCGTAGTCCTTGAAGGTTGAGTTCGGTGTATAGGTTTTGAAACTGATCTTGCTGCCTTCAGCTCCTTTGCCATAACCGGTGAATTTTTCCGAACCGGGATTGAAAGATTGACCGTAATTTACGAATTTGACCTTCTCGTTGCTCGAGTCTTTGGCGTAGGAAGAGAAGGAGTCGTCTCCGACGTTGGCCTTGTCTCTGTAATTCGAGAATGTGTCATCGGCGGAGTTACCGGCAGCGCCGTAGTTTTTGAAATTGTTCTGAGGCACGTTCCCGTCGGTTCCGTAGCTTGTGAAGGTGTCGTTGGCGGCGTTTCCGTTCTCTCCGTAGTTTGAGAATCCGGAGCCGACTACGTTGGAGGAGGCGCCGTAGGAAGCGAACTCGTTAGGGAGCCCGTTTCCGTTTTTGCCGTAGCTTGTAAAAGACTGGCCTGGGCCTGCGTTGGCGTTTTGCGTGTAGGTTTTGAACGATTGAGTTCGTCCGTTTGCTCCGTCGGAGTACGCCGTAAATGTACTCGTCGGGTTGTTCACGTTGTTTTGGTAGTTGGTGAACTCACCGGCGCCGCCGGTTCCGAAGGTTCCGTATGAGTTGAATCCTTCCTCGACGACGTTGCTGCTTTCCCCGTAGACGCTGAATTTATCGTCGTGTCCGGCTCCGTTACGGCTGTACCTCCGGAACGAGTCGGTCTCGACATTGCCGTCTTTGGAGTAGTTCTTGAACGAGTCGCCTCCTCCGGGACGGCCGCTGCCGTAGTTGGTGAAGTTCTTCTGGTCGTAAGTGGAGAACTTGACGTCTTCTTCGTGTTTCTCGAGACTCGTTCCTAAATCGGGGAAACAGAAGAGGTTAGCGGCGGAGCAGAAATCGGGAAACCGAGTCGGGAGCGAGTTGGTGGCGGCGAGTTTGGAGAAAGTGGCTGAGTCGACGGCGTTGAGTGGCGAGGCTTTGGAGATTAAAAACTCCGATCTGGGAGATTCGCTACGGATCTCTTTGTTCCAGTAACGGACTAGAGACGCTTTAGGTGTGAATGGATTCTGCTCAGCCGAGAAACCGCCGCCGATTAAACGTCCTCCGACGATAACAACCTGCATTgccaacaaaaatccaaattaattaaCTCAACTAACAGTAACAAAAGTTCCCtaatcaaaactatataatataaaccaatcaatgGAATAaagtgtgatatatatatatatataggttcaAGATTGAGCTTACATTGAAGAGGATAAAGGagaaggattggagaagaaggaactgTTTAagcatttttgttgtttggtttcttttctatcttcttctgctaagtgagagagaagagaggagcaGAGAAGATGAGATTGGTGGGCTTGATGGGTTTGAGAGCTgattgtgttatatatatatatatatatatatatatatatNCCGTTACGGCTGTACCTCCGGAACGAGTCGGTCTCGACATTGCCGTCTTTGGAGTAGTTCTTGAACGAGTCGCCTCCTCCGGGACGGCCGCTGCCGTAGTTGGTGAAGTTCTTCTGGTCGTAAGTGGAGAACTTGACGTCTTCTTCGTGTTTCTCGAGACTCGTTCCTAAATCGGGGAAACAGAAGAGGTTAGCGGCGGAGCAGAAATCGGGAAACCGAGTCGGGAGCGAGTTGGTGGCGGCGAGTTTGGAGAAAGTGGCTGAGTCGACGGCGTTGAGTGGCGAGGCTTTGGAGATTAAAAACTCCGATCTGGGAGATTCGCTACGGATCTCTTTGTTCCAGTAACGGACTAGAGACGCTTTAGGTGTGAATGGATTCTGCTCCGCCGAGAAACCGCCGCCGATTAAACGTCCTCCGACGATAACAACCTGCATTgccaacaaaaatccaaattaattaaCTCAACTAACAGTAACAAAAGTTCCCtaatcaaaactatataatataaaccaatcaatgGAATAaagtgtgatatatatatatatataggttcaAGATTGAGCTTACATTGAAGAGGATAAAGGagaaggattggagaagaaggaactgTTTAagcatttttgttgtttggtttcttttctatcttcttctgctaagtgagagagaagagaggagcaGAGAAGATGAGATTGGTGGGCTTGATGGGTTTGAGAGCTgattgtgttatatatatatatatatatatatatatatatatattgagtaaaatatatatagaagccAAAAGCTTGCTTATACAATTATGTTTTTCGTCCACAAACTAAACCCTAcacaattaaatttattaacatttttttaactttttttatttttggataatagaattttttcataatttattagttattttatgtATAGTTGGTAATTTGGTATAGTAATGTGAATAAATAagtagatgatgatgttgttttagatttggtattttaaaatatgaggAAAATATTATTAGGAGGAGAAAAGGATAATGAGGGACTAGAAgtagaaaattgaaaaagagtGGAGTGAAAATAGGGACAGCAGAAAGAGAGTGACAAGAGTAGAGCTGtagagtttttattttattttagaagaagaagaagaagcaagaaaaaaacaaaactgaagtgggactttttttttttttttggaccggTATGGTAACGCGTTTTCAAAACCGGTTTGAGGTTACCGACCACCAAATTTTTAACGGTTAGTAACTTTTTAACCGGccaaaagacaaaagagcaATGAAAGCTGTacctattttaattttaggagatttatTGAGTTATataacaagacaaaaaaatgaaaaattgtaaTGGTAATGTTCAAGTTCAAGAAGACTCTTGTgtgtagtttcttttttttttggttgttgttgtcttctagTTTTAATGGGTTTTTCAACATTTCGacaatgtttgtttgttaaacagCTACCAGCCTACCATGGGGAACTGAAATCTCATTAGAAGATGCCAATTGATTTATCAAACTCTTTTCTGTGATTCTgctttttaaagttaattacTATTCTTGATGTTTTATTATAGTGTATCATTTTGTCTAACAACTTTTTAAAGCTTGCTTATACAATCAATGTATGTGGATTTTATAGGGCAATTTCAaacatctttatatatgtttcttttataataaaatatttaaaatggactttttaaaatagttgtattgacaatatatatatataaatcacaaACATCTAATAACTTtttgcccccaaaaaaaaacatctaataATTATTCTGCATTACACACAGTCTTAAACAATACAATCACATAATACAGCCCTCGTGTCATGTTTTCTTATGCAACTGTATTAccaaataattttatcattaaaaaaaaaactaatttaaaaggCATATATCTAGCTTAAATATGACGTCAACAACATACAAAGATGTGTACCCTAAGTCGTAACCTTTAGTTACTTAAACACAATTTTCATCAAAcgtttgtaatttgtaaatagTAATGGCTATCTGGTTTATACAATGATACTTGACTAAAAATTAAACCATGGTTTTAAAACCATCAAATCTTATGTAACATTATAGGCTTTATAGCGATATGCATATACCCTATTCAGAGCGATAGTGGAGTTTTTATGAAGTgagaatgaaaaaataaatggaaataaGAGACAACATTTCAACATCTGTCATCGTCtaaaatttatactaatgtATGGAATCTCATGATCGGACGAAATGAATGCATGGCATCATGCATTgatgttattataatttactGCAGTTATCATTACAAAAGTCAAAAGCTATAATTTCTTTACAGTCTATTCTGAATTACATT from Camelina sativa cultivar DH55 chromosome 9, Cs, whole genome shotgun sequence encodes:
- the LOC104712583 gene encoding polygalacturonase 1 beta-like protein 3 isoform X2; translated protein: MLKQFLLLQSFSFILFNVVIVGGRLIGGGFSAEQNPFTPKASLVRYWNKEIRSESPRSEFLISKASPLNAVDSATFSKLAATNSLPTRFPDFCSAANLFCFPDLGTSLEKHEEDVKFSTYDQKNFTNYGSGRPGGGDSFKNYSKDGNVETDSFRRYSRNGAGHDDKFSVYGESSNVVEEGFNSYGTFGTGGAGEFTNYQNNVNNPTSTFTAYSDGANGRTQSFKTYTQNANAGPGQSFTSYGKNGNGLPNEFASYGASSNVVGSGFSNYGENGNAANDTFTSYGTDGNVPQNNFKNYGAAGNSADDTFSNYRDKANVGDDSFSSYAKDSSNEKVKFVNYGQSFNPGSEKFTGYGKGAEGSKISFKTYTPNSTFKDYAKNGVAFSKYNVSSANTVGDGKTVNKWIEPGKFFRESSLKEGTVIPMPDIKDKMPKRSFLPRSIITKLPFSVSKLGEIKRIFHAAGENSTMGGLITDAVTECERPPSVGETKRCVGSAEDMIDFATSVLGRSVVLRTTENVAGSKQKVVIGKVKGINGGKVTKAVSCHQSLYPYLLYYCHSVPKVRVYEADILEIDSKKKINHGIAICHMDTSSWGATHGAFLALGSKPGRIEVCHWIFENDMNWAIAD
- the LOC104712583 gene encoding polygalacturonase 1 beta-like protein 3 isoform X1, which produces MLKQFLLLQSFSFILFNVVIVGGRLIGGGFSAEQNPFTPKASLVRYWNKEIRSESPRSEFLISKASPLNAVDSATFSKLAATNSLPTRFPDFCSAANLFCFPDLGTSLEKHEEDVKFSTYDQKNFTNYGSGRPGGGDSFKNYSKDGNVETDSFRRYSRNGAGHDDKFSVYGESSNVVEEGFNSYGTFGTGGAGEFTNYQNNVNNPTSTFTAYSDGANGRTQSFKTYTQNANAGPGQSFTSYGKNGNGLPNEFASYGASSNVVGSGFSNYGENGNAANDTFTSYGTDGNVPQNNFKNYGAAGNSADDTFSNYRDKANVGDDSFSSYAKDSSNEKVKFVNYGQSFNPGSEKFTGYGKGAEGSKISFKTYTPNSTFKDYAKNGVAFSKYNVSSANTVGDGKTVNKWIEPGKFFRESSLKEGTVIPMPDIKDKMPKRSFLPRSIITKLPFSVSKLGEIKRIFHAAGENSTMGGLITDAVTECERPPSVGETKRCVGSAEDMIDFATSVLGRSVVLRTTENVAGSKQKVVIGKVKGINGGKVTKAVSCHQSLYPYLLYYCHSVPKVRVYEADILEIDSKKKINHGIAICHMDTSSWGATHGAFLALGSKPGRIEVCHWIFENDMNWAIAD